A window from Bdellovibrionales bacterium encodes these proteins:
- a CDS encoding TldD/PmbA family protein has protein sequence MIVSQSILEKALDAALSTGADFADIFVEDTYSSQLSLLSQKADKAIVGQLYGAGVRLFFGHEIVYVTTNDLSEAGLVKAALNAAQSRGQGAAKKSMPLMQVAFDSIHTYGEKPWEMNRDQKFKWLNSMDQHARARSSHVTQVESMLHEKFQKVQIANSKGLMAYDERAYSRVMVETFVEHNGVKESASEREGLLGTSEVFDRWDLKSLSEGCVDRANLLTTAKYAPAGEMPVVIDNSFGGVIFHEACGHGLETTSVAKNASVFCGKLGERIAPECVTAVDDGTMANSWGSLNIDDEGNKTKRTVLIEKGILKSYIVDEMGAKQTGYEATGSGRRQSYKYAPASRMRNTFIDAGKDSFEDMIRDVDYGLYAKNMGGGSVNPGTGDYNFQVREAYIIRKGRIEEAVKGACLIGRGIDTLGKITKVSNDLKHATGMCGSVSGSIPTCVGQPQILVSSLMVGGRAS, from the coding sequence ATGATTGTCTCTCAAAGTATTTTGGAAAAAGCCCTGGATGCGGCTCTTTCAACCGGTGCTGACTTCGCAGATATCTTTGTCGAAGATACTTACTCTTCGCAGTTGAGTTTATTGAGTCAGAAAGCAGACAAAGCCATCGTCGGTCAACTTTATGGCGCCGGTGTGCGCTTGTTCTTTGGCCACGAGATTGTTTACGTGACGACAAACGACCTCAGCGAAGCAGGGCTCGTGAAAGCGGCTTTGAATGCGGCCCAAAGCCGTGGTCAAGGAGCAGCAAAAAAATCGATGCCTTTGATGCAAGTCGCGTTTGATTCAATTCACACTTACGGTGAAAAGCCGTGGGAAATGAATCGTGATCAAAAGTTTAAGTGGTTGAATTCGATGGATCAACATGCTCGCGCAAGAAGCTCGCATGTGACTCAAGTTGAATCGATGTTGCACGAGAAATTCCAAAAAGTGCAGATCGCAAACTCAAAGGGGCTAATGGCTTATGATGAGCGCGCGTATTCTCGCGTGATGGTGGAAACGTTTGTTGAACACAATGGTGTGAAGGAAAGTGCTTCCGAGCGCGAAGGTTTGCTCGGCACATCCGAAGTTTTCGACCGCTGGGATTTGAAGTCATTGTCTGAAGGCTGCGTGGATCGTGCGAATTTGCTGACAACAGCGAAGTATGCTCCTGCGGGTGAAATGCCGGTCGTGATTGATAATTCTTTCGGTGGCGTGATCTTCCACGAAGCTTGTGGTCATGGTCTTGAAACCACATCGGTCGCGAAGAACGCTTCCGTTTTTTGCGGCAAGCTCGGAGAGCGTATTGCTCCTGAGTGCGTGACGGCAGTGGATGACGGAACGATGGCGAATAGCTGGGGTTCTTTGAACATCGATGACGAAGGCAATAAAACGAAACGCACGGTTTTGATTGAAAAAGGAATTTTGAAGTCATACATCGTTGATGAAATGGGTGCGAAGCAAACAGGCTATGAAGCAACCGGCAGCGGCCGTCGTCAGTCTTACAAGTACGCACCGGCATCTCGTATGAGAAACACTTTCATCGATGCAGGCAAAGATTCTTTCGAAGATATGATTCGTGATGTGGACTACGGTCTTTATGCGAAAAACATGGGCGGCGGTTCCGTGAATCCTGGAACGGGTGATTATAACTTCCAAGTACGTGAGGCTTACATCATTCGTAAGGGACGTATCGAAGAAGCTGTGAAGGGCGCCTGCTTGATCGGCCGCGGGATTGATACTCTCGGTAAGATCACGAAAGTCTCTAATGATTTGAAACACGCAACAGGTATGTGCGGCTCTGTGAGCGGCAGCATCCCGACATGTGTTGGTCAGCCGCAAATCTTGGTTTCTAGCCTGATGGTCGGCGGGAGGGCGTCGTAA